In the Geobacter sp. FeAm09 genome, one interval contains:
- a CDS encoding efflux RND transporter permease subunit, producing the protein MIERIIAFSAQNRIIVLLGFAALIGWGLWSFRTTPIDAIPDLSDNQVIVFTDFPGRSPQVVEDQVTYPLATNLQGLSRVKAVRASSAFGFSMIYVIFDDQADIYWARARVMERLAYASSFLPPGVAPRIGPEGTGVGHVFWYTLRASGYTLEQLRTLQDWFVRYQLGTVQGVAEVASIGGFVREYQVELDPKRLFTYGVTTADVIRALKRSNGEAGGRVVEQANAEFIIQGKGAAASVGDIGDTPVTTDHNGIPVLVRNLGTVQTGGAFRRGLLDLNGEGEAVGGIIVMRYGENAAQVIQRVKEKIASLHKGLPQGVEIVTAYDRSELIDRAVATLKRALGEESLVVALVVLLFLLHLRSALVIILTLPVAVICAFIPMKLMGVSSNIMSLGGIAIAIGVLVDAGVIMVENGYRRLAELPPEERKQRRLEVVVSSSCQVGRAICFSLAIIILSFVPVFLLEGQEGKLFHPLAFTKTFTMLASGICAITLVPVLMCLLLRGRMSPESANPVSSFFIRLYGPVIRWALHRKKTVIALNAAALLAAIPLFFSLGSEFMPNLDEGSLLYMPVTLPTISITEAKRLIQVQDAVIKGQPEVASVLGKVGRAETATDPAPVSMFESIIILKPRELWRPGVTKDDIVAELDGKLQQTGVRNGWTQPIINRINMLSTGVRTDLGVKIYGSDLNVLRDLAIQAEAVLKRIPGAADVVAERTTGGGYLDITVDRLAAARYGVQVQDVQDVIETALGGGMISEAMGMGGGRGRFPIRVRYNRDQRDALEAIPRILVAGADGTPVPLSLVSRITTRSGPPEIGSEGGMLRSLVFLNVRGRDMGGFVQEAKQALNRQINLPPGYSIAWSGQWENQLRARERLQIMVPLGLLIIFVLLYFTFSSALEAGMVMLSVPFALVGGVYLLYLLHYHLSVAVWVGFIALYGIAVETGVVMVLYLHEALDRKLRQGAVTAQDIVDATCEGAVLRLRPKLMTVAVALLGLAPLMWSAGAGADVMRPIAAPMIGGMITSAIHVLIMTPVIFVIMKQRDLRRGRLRPSRSGAERRT; encoded by the coding sequence ATGATCGAACGAATTATAGCGTTTTCGGCACAAAACCGCATCATCGTCCTGCTCGGCTTTGCCGCTCTCATCGGCTGGGGCCTCTGGTCGTTCCGCACCACCCCGATCGACGCCATCCCCGACCTGTCGGACAATCAGGTGATCGTCTTCACCGATTTCCCCGGCCGCTCCCCCCAGGTGGTGGAAGACCAGGTTACCTACCCGCTGGCGACCAACCTTCAGGGCCTTTCCCGGGTCAAGGCGGTACGGGCCTCCTCCGCCTTCGGGTTTTCCATGATCTACGTCATCTTCGACGACCAGGCCGATATCTATTGGGCCAGGGCACGGGTCATGGAACGCCTCGCCTACGCCTCTTCCTTCCTCCCCCCCGGCGTCGCCCCCCGGATCGGTCCCGAGGGCACGGGCGTCGGCCATGTGTTCTGGTACACCCTGCGCGCCAGCGGGTACACCCTGGAACAGTTGCGCACCCTGCAGGACTGGTTCGTGCGCTATCAGCTCGGCACGGTCCAGGGCGTTGCGGAGGTCGCCTCCATCGGCGGTTTCGTGCGGGAATACCAGGTGGAGTTGGACCCCAAAAGGCTCTTCACCTATGGTGTCACCACGGCTGATGTGATCAGGGCGCTCAAACGGTCCAACGGGGAGGCCGGCGGCCGGGTCGTGGAGCAGGCCAACGCCGAATTCATCATCCAGGGGAAAGGTGCCGCCGCATCGGTCGGGGACATCGGGGATACCCCGGTTACGACCGATCACAACGGCATCCCGGTCCTGGTCAGGAATCTGGGGACCGTCCAGACGGGAGGGGCGTTCCGCCGCGGACTGCTCGACCTGAACGGCGAGGGCGAGGCGGTGGGCGGCATTATCGTCATGCGCTACGGCGAGAACGCCGCCCAGGTCATCCAGCGGGTCAAGGAAAAGATCGCCTCCCTGCACAAGGGACTCCCCCAGGGGGTCGAGATCGTCACGGCCTATGACCGCTCGGAATTGATCGACAGGGCCGTTGCCACCCTGAAGAGGGCCTTGGGGGAAGAATCGCTGGTCGTGGCGCTGGTCGTGCTGCTCTTCCTCCTGCACCTGCGGAGCGCACTGGTCATCATCCTGACCCTGCCGGTGGCGGTCATCTGCGCCTTTATCCCCATGAAGCTCATGGGCGTCAGTTCCAACATCATGTCCCTGGGGGGGATCGCCATCGCCATCGGGGTCCTGGTGGACGCCGGGGTCATCATGGTGGAGAACGGCTACCGCCGCCTGGCGGAACTGCCGCCCGAGGAGCGAAAACAACGCCGGCTGGAGGTCGTCGTCTCTTCATCGTGCCAGGTGGGCAGGGCGATCTGCTTCTCCCTGGCGATCATCATCCTCTCGTTCGTGCCGGTCTTTCTCCTGGAGGGGCAGGAGGGAAAGCTCTTCCACCCGCTCGCGTTCACCAAGACCTTCACCATGCTGGCATCGGGCATCTGCGCCATAACCCTGGTGCCGGTCCTCATGTGTCTGCTGCTGCGGGGCAGGATGTCCCCTGAAAGCGCCAATCCGGTCTCGTCGTTCTTCATCCGGCTGTATGGCCCGGTCATCCGCTGGGCGCTTCACCGCAAGAAGACGGTCATCGCCCTCAATGCCGCCGCGCTTCTGGCGGCCATCCCGCTGTTCTTCTCCCTCGGCAGCGAGTTCATGCCCAACCTGGACGAGGGATCGCTGCTCTATATGCCGGTCACGCTTCCCACGATCTCCATCACCGAAGCGAAGCGCCTGATCCAGGTGCAGGACGCCGTCATCAAGGGGCAGCCGGAGGTCGCCTCGGTCCTGGGCAAGGTGGGGCGGGCGGAGACCGCCACCGACCCGGCGCCGGTTTCTATGTTCGAATCCATCATCATCCTCAAGCCGCGGGAGTTGTGGCGCCCCGGCGTCACGAAAGACGACATCGTGGCCGAACTGGACGGCAAGCTGCAGCAGACCGGCGTGCGCAACGGCTGGACCCAGCCGATCATCAACCGCATCAACATGCTCTCCACCGGGGTCCGCACCGATCTGGGGGTAAAGATCTACGGCAGCGACCTGAACGTGCTGAGGGACCTGGCCATACAGGCCGAGGCGGTCCTCAAGCGGATTCCCGGCGCGGCCGATGTGGTGGCCGAGCGGACCACCGGGGGGGGCTACCTGGACATAACCGTGGATCGCCTGGCTGCGGCCCGCTACGGGGTCCAGGTACAGGATGTGCAGGACGTGATCGAAACGGCGCTCGGCGGCGGGATGATCTCGGAGGCCATGGGGATGGGGGGCGGCAGGGGACGTTTCCCCATCAGGGTCCGTTACAACCGCGACCAGCGGGATGCCCTGGAGGCTATCCCCCGTATCCTGGTGGCGGGAGCGGACGGCACCCCGGTGCCGCTCTCCCTGGTGAGCCGGATCACTACCCGCTCCGGTCCGCCCGAGATCGGCAGCGAAGGGGGCATGCTCCGTTCGCTGGTCTTCCTCAACGTGCGGGGCAGGGACATGGGGGGCTTTGTCCAGGAGGCCAAACAGGCCCTGAACCGGCAGATCAACCTCCCCCCCGGGTATTCCATCGCCTGGTCGGGCCAATGGGAAAACCAGCTCCGCGCCCGGGAGCGGCTGCAGATCATGGTCCCCCTGGGTCTTCTGATCATCTTCGTGCTGCTCTATTTCACCTTTTCATCGGCCCTGGAGGCGGGCATGGTCATGCTCTCGGTGCCGTTCGCGCTGGTGGGGGGCGTATACCTGCTGTACCTGCTGCACTATCACCTCTCGGTGGCGGTGTGGGTCGGCTTCATTGCGCTGTACGGCATCGCGGTGGAGACCGGCGTGGTCATGGTCCTCTACCTGCACGAGGCCCTGGACCGCAAGCTCCGCCAGGGGGCGGTTACCGCCCAGGATATCGTTGACGCCACCTGCGAGGGGGCGGTCCTGCGGCTGCGTCCCAAGTTGATGACCGTGGCGGTGGCGCTGCTCGGCCTGGCGCCGCTCATGTGGTCCGCCGGCGCCGGCGCCGACGTGATGCGTCCCATCGCCGCGCCCATGATCGGCGGCATGATCACCTCGGCCATTCATGTGCTGATCATGACCCCGGTCATCTTCGTCATCATGAAACAGCGCGACCTTCGGCGCGGCAGGCTCCGGCCGAGCCGCTCCGGGGCGGAGCGCCGGACATGA
- a CDS encoding cytochrome C, with the protein MKYFGVFVAATLGLALSGCAMFTSWKSIPPPGGCDQCHTLAISANWQVTYRPAVVSDERGRPYFQTPEYNLPQQGKQQSPLDTKKVEEMACFDCHKSPTPAHQGRKGRFHH; encoded by the coding sequence ATGAAATATTTCGGTGTCTTTGTTGCGGCGACCCTTGGTCTGGCCCTCAGCGGTTGCGCCATGTTCACCTCCTGGAAGAGCATCCCGCCGCCCGGCGGCTGCGACCAGTGCCACACGCTGGCCATCTCCGCCAATTGGCAGGTCACCTACCGACCGGCCGTGGTGTCTGATGAGCGGGGCCGGCCATATTTCCAGACGCCGGAATACAACCTCCCCCAACAGGGCAAACAGCAATCACCCCTCGACACGAAGAAGGTCGAGGAGATGGCATGTTTCGATTGCCACAAATCGCCGACCCCGGCGCATCAGGGGCGCAAGGGACGCTTTCACCATTGA
- a CDS encoding TatD family hydrolase, giving the protein MQSQADLELIDTHCHLDLEPLAPHLPRVLAAARRAGVTRFVVPGVHPDGWQRIRALATAHHEILPAAGIHPMHADVANDDTLAALAGMAADSVAIGEIGLDPAYPVPLEIQEAAFREQLGLAISHGLPVLVHCRRAFHRTLQIMREERADRVGGIMHAFSGSLEMAREFIRLGFCISLSGTLTWHEAVRPLHLAREVPLDRLVLETDAPDMPPQGHRGSPNQPAWLVETLLALAAAKNSTPEAVATATRENSVRVLGLARERNVS; this is encoded by the coding sequence TTGCAATCCCAAGCTGACCTGGAGTTGATCGACACCCACTGCCACCTGGACCTGGAGCCGCTGGCACCGCACCTGCCCCGGGTGCTTGCGGCGGCCCGCCGGGCCGGCGTCACCCGGTTCGTGGTGCCGGGAGTGCATCCCGACGGCTGGCAGCGGATCAGGGCATTGGCGACGGCGCACCACGAGATCCTGCCCGCCGCCGGCATCCACCCCATGCACGCCGACGTGGCAAACGACGACACCCTCGCCGCCCTAGCCGGCATGGCCGCCGACAGCGTTGCCATCGGCGAGATCGGCCTGGACCCGGCGTATCCCGTCCCCCTCGAAATCCAGGAGGCCGCGTTCCGCGAGCAACTCGGGCTGGCCATCTCCCACGGCTTGCCGGTGCTGGTGCATTGCCGCCGGGCCTTCCACCGCACCCTGCAGATCATGCGGGAGGAACGGGCCGACCGGGTCGGGGGCATCATGCACGCCTTTTCCGGGTCCCTGGAGATGGCGCGGGAGTTCATCCGTCTCGGCTTCTGCATCTCCCTGTCCGGCACCCTGACCTGGCACGAAGCGGTGCGCCCCCTGCACCTCGCCCGGGAGGTACCGCTGGACCGGCTCGTTCTGGAAACCGACGCACCCGACATGCCCCCCCAGGGCCACCGGGGGAGCCCCAACCAGCCGGCCTGGCTGGTGGAGACCCTGCTCGCCCTGGCAGCGGCAAAAAACAGTACACCGGAGGCCGTTGCCACCGCCACGCGGGAAAACAGCGTCAGGGTGCTCGGCCTCGCCAGGGAGCGCAACGTTTCTTGA
- a CDS encoding multicopper oxidase family protein — protein MTKGKCTSWIFLPLACAVLMVGGCSGNTTNNYGSGSSPASASQNPLNPKTLVQFKNPFVEIPIAPAPTANSYTATARKNDDWDFGLRIVDGVTGQTIRPKDPVTGQTIKTPTWYYDVNDAPLGIYGATVETTSNNPVTITYVNDLRDELPDPNATGLVKGIKGTGTLLTKHLLAVDTTVDGMNLGEPEVRTVPHLHGGHVDWRFDGHPEAWFTNIPASQQTAVKYGLAADPSRGFPGRPSDNKAIYTYANDQNAATLWFHDHSYGITRLQAYAGIAAFYLIRDSFEDALGLPRGPLGPNPVVPTLTSYKYDLPLVIQDKAFTADGALVFPTFTNLGLYTFNALRDKNGNATNTIRPEMFGNVNVVNGMAWPSKTVEQTAYRFRVLNAADSRVYNLWLEDADDGTVITPALAAQAATGAGQPGLAWPVIQIAAEQGLFPTAVPVMTGARDLGLTLANAERADIVIDFSHPVFRKNGAGRKLILRNDAPAPFGGLFGPANEDMSTLDPNTTGKVMRFVVDAATTATSYDAQIKAWTASLRPFAQQGGDLNAATPGTVRYIDLQERKDAAYAFFDPIANTTVYRTELLINGLRFSDPITENVPHDAVEEWVIINTTPDMHPLHLHLVKFQIIEKGHIKAGPGGTPLTDTERALLGLPPQPAPPEPPFSPPNYIRADGAGALPAPITSYTAYMPNTDPRDDPSGTPTGTLVPDTPGNSLFARSGNEIGYKDMVKVPPAMVSYDPNAGGEVVNPGYVRIRARFDLPAGAQAPATYMYHCHIISHEDEEMMRPFTVK, from the coding sequence ATGACAAAGGGGAAATGCACATCGTGGATATTCCTGCCGCTTGCATGTGCGGTACTCATGGTGGGGGGATGCAGCGGCAACACGACCAACAATTACGGTTCGGGGAGCAGCCCGGCAAGCGCCTCCCAGAACCCCCTCAACCCGAAGACACTCGTCCAGTTCAAGAATCCCTTTGTCGAAATCCCCATCGCGCCGGCTCCCACGGCCAATAGCTATACGGCAACGGCGCGCAAGAACGATGACTGGGACTTCGGCCTGCGCATCGTCGATGGCGTGACCGGCCAGACCATACGCCCCAAAGATCCGGTCACCGGCCAGACCATCAAGACCCCGACGTGGTACTATGACGTCAACGACGCCCCTCTGGGAATTTACGGCGCCACGGTCGAGACCACATCCAACAACCCGGTGACCATAACCTATGTGAACGACCTGCGGGACGAGCTGCCCGATCCCAACGCGACCGGGCTCGTCAAGGGGATCAAGGGAACCGGGACGCTCCTGACCAAACACCTTCTGGCCGTCGATACGACGGTGGACGGCATGAACCTGGGCGAACCGGAGGTCAGGACCGTGCCCCACCTCCACGGCGGGCATGTGGACTGGCGTTTCGACGGCCATCCCGAGGCATGGTTCACCAATATCCCGGCCAGCCAGCAAACCGCCGTCAAATACGGCCTGGCCGCCGACCCCTCCCGGGGCTTTCCGGGGAGACCTTCGGACAACAAGGCCATCTACACCTACGCCAATGACCAGAACGCCGCGACCCTCTGGTTCCACGACCACTCCTACGGCATCACCCGGCTCCAGGCCTACGCCGGCATAGCGGCCTTCTACCTGATCCGCGACAGCTTCGAGGACGCCCTCGGCCTCCCCAGGGGGCCGCTCGGCCCCAATCCGGTGGTGCCGACGCTTACGTCCTACAAGTACGACCTGCCGCTCGTCATCCAGGACAAGGCCTTCACCGCCGACGGCGCCCTGGTCTTCCCGACGTTCACCAACCTGGGGCTGTACACCTTCAACGCCCTGCGGGACAAGAACGGCAATGCAACCAATACCATACGACCGGAGATGTTCGGCAACGTCAACGTCGTCAACGGTATGGCCTGGCCCTCCAAGACGGTGGAACAGACCGCCTACCGCTTCCGCGTTCTGAACGCTGCCGATTCGCGGGTCTACAACCTCTGGCTGGAGGATGCGGACGACGGCACCGTGATCACACCGGCCCTGGCGGCACAGGCGGCGACGGGCGCCGGCCAGCCCGGCCTCGCCTGGCCGGTCATCCAGATCGCGGCGGAGCAGGGGCTCTTCCCCACGGCCGTCCCGGTCATGACCGGTGCCCGCGATCTGGGGCTGACCCTGGCCAACGCCGAGCGTGCCGACATCGTCATCGACTTCTCCCACCCCGTATTCAGGAAGAACGGGGCGGGGCGGAAGCTGATCCTGCGCAATGACGCCCCGGCCCCCTTTGGCGGCCTGTTCGGTCCGGCCAATGAGGACATGTCCACCCTCGACCCCAACACCACCGGCAAGGTAATGCGGTTCGTGGTGGATGCCGCCACCACGGCGACCTCCTACGACGCCCAGATCAAGGCGTGGACCGCCTCGCTGCGTCCCTTTGCCCAGCAGGGGGGGGACCTCAACGCCGCAACCCCGGGCACGGTGAGGTATATCGACCTGCAGGAGCGCAAAGACGCGGCCTACGCCTTTTTCGATCCCATCGCCAATACCACGGTCTACCGCACCGAACTGCTCATCAACGGTCTCCGCTTTTCCGACCCGATCACGGAGAACGTCCCCCACGATGCGGTGGAGGAGTGGGTGATCATCAACACCACCCCCGACATGCATCCGCTCCACCTGCACCTGGTCAAGTTCCAGATCATCGAGAAGGGACATATCAAGGCGGGGCCGGGAGGTACGCCGCTCACAGATACCGAACGCGCCCTCCTGGGGTTGCCGCCCCAGCCCGCTCCCCCCGAGCCCCCCTTCTCCCCGCCGAACTATATCCGGGCGGACGGCGCCGGCGCCCTGCCGGCCCCGATCACGTCCTACACGGCCTACATGCCCAACACCGATCCGCGGGACGACCCGTCGGGCACCCCCACCGGGACCCTGGTGCCGGACACCCCCGGCAACTCGCTCTTTGCCCGCTCGGGCAACGAGATAGGCTACAAGGACATGGTGAAGGTGCCGCCGGCCATGGTCTCCTATGACCCGAACGCCGGGGGCGAGGTGGTGAACCCGGGCTACGTGCGCATCAGGGCCAGGTTCGACCTGCCGGCCGGCGCCCAGGCCCCGGCCACCTACATGTACCACTGCCACATCATTTCCCACGAGGACGAGGAGATGATGCGCCCCTTCACGGTAAAGTAG
- a CDS encoding efflux RND transporter periplasmic adaptor subunit — protein MAVTTKRIVLFVVLLSLVAASLLLLRRGHQAPPATAAARQAHEYTCPMHPFVVKDRPGTCPICNMELVPKVAGKGDVRDLNLKEHVYLSPAQQVMANLEVAKVLYKPLFKAIEAAGIINYDQTRQAKVSAWSAGRIEKLHASMVGMRVARGQPVAELFSPELAGAEEEYLTLLLAKGREERAPLLRDGASPLYRARLRLVQLGFGDAQFRELEKTSRPAVRIPVYPPMDGVVTEKNVQEGQYVKAGDPLFSVADLSRVWGELDVYEDEFPFLKPGQQVALSSRSYPSREFIGRITYIYPFLNPKSRTNRVRVAVDNRQLLLKPEMVVNATVQVPLGTGLAVPAEAVVNTGDRNLVWVQVKQGVFVPREVGVGVRYRSDVQILAGLQKDDAVAVNGAFLIDSEAQLKPGGRQIPAGPAVSSPQRGAPPASGKHPAGPGGDMDMGDMDMAPSSPAGTSQDMTQPKRR, from the coding sequence ATGGCCGTCACCACAAAGCGGATAGTGCTTTTCGTCGTACTGCTGTCGCTTGTCGCCGCCTCACTCCTTCTCCTTCGGCGCGGCCATCAGGCACCGCCTGCAACGGCGGCGGCAAGGCAAGCGCACGAGTATACCTGCCCCATGCACCCTTTCGTCGTCAAGGACCGTCCGGGAACCTGCCCCATCTGCAATATGGAACTGGTGCCCAAGGTCGCGGGGAAGGGGGACGTGCGGGACCTGAACCTCAAGGAGCACGTCTATCTCTCGCCGGCGCAACAGGTGATGGCGAACCTCGAGGTGGCGAAGGTCCTGTACAAGCCGCTCTTCAAAGCCATCGAAGCGGCGGGGATCATCAATTACGACCAGACCCGCCAGGCGAAGGTCTCGGCATGGAGCGCGGGGCGGATCGAGAAGCTCCATGCCTCCATGGTCGGCATGCGCGTGGCCAGGGGGCAGCCCGTTGCCGAACTGTTTTCTCCCGAACTCGCCGGCGCCGAGGAAGAGTACCTCACGCTGCTTTTGGCGAAGGGCCGGGAGGAGCGGGCGCCCCTGCTCCGGGACGGAGCATCGCCGCTGTACCGGGCCCGGCTCCGCCTTGTCCAGCTGGGCTTTGGGGACGCCCAATTCAGGGAGCTCGAGAAGACCTCCCGGCCGGCGGTGCGTATTCCGGTCTATCCCCCCATGGATGGGGTCGTCACGGAGAAGAATGTGCAGGAGGGGCAGTACGTCAAGGCGGGCGACCCCCTGTTCAGCGTCGCCGACCTCTCCCGGGTCTGGGGCGAGCTGGACGTGTACGAAGACGAGTTTCCTTTTCTCAAGCCGGGCCAGCAGGTAGCGCTCTCCAGCCGCTCCTACCCCTCCCGAGAGTTCATTGGCCGCATCACCTACATCTATCCTTTCCTCAACCCGAAGAGCAGGACAAACCGGGTGCGGGTGGCGGTGGACAACCGGCAGCTCCTGCTCAAGCCGGAGATGGTGGTCAACGCAACGGTCCAGGTTCCCCTGGGCACCGGCCTGGCGGTGCCTGCCGAAGCGGTGGTGAACACCGGCGACCGGAACCTGGTCTGGGTGCAGGTGAAGCAGGGGGTCTTCGTTCCCCGCGAGGTCGGCGTCGGCGTACGCTATCGCAGCGATGTCCAGATTCTGGCCGGTTTGCAGAAGGACGATGCCGTGGCCGTCAACGGGGCCTTTCTGATCGATTCGGAGGCCCAGCTCAAGCCGGGCGGCCGGCAGATCCCCGCCGGGCCGGCCGTTTCCTCCCCGCAGCGCGGCGCCCCGCCGGCGAGCGGGAAACATCCGGCCGGCCCAGGGGGCGACATGGACATGGGGGATATGGATATGGCGCCATCGTCCCCTGCCGGAACATCGCAGGACATGACGCAGCCCAAACGGCGCTGA
- a CDS encoding TIGR04283 family arsenosugar biosynthesis glycosyltransferase, with product MTCDHPPELSIIVPVLNEAAHLPSLFATLAAQQGLCFELVLCDGGSEDGTPQRAARLARQAPFPAEVVSASRGRGRQMNAGAAVAQADTLLFLHADSTFVAADALARGLSALRARQAAVGCHEAAGRFALRFCRSNGAPSPAYFFYEAKARLARPECIRGDQGFMLPRPFFRSLGGFDERMPFLEDLHFVAAAAQRCDWLLLPAEVGTSARRFEAEGLWERQVLNAIIVNCLVAGWTEFFTALPGLYRLDADTGRLSLHPLLAGIRALLARRPGGWRRAFWRTTGRHVAANAWQPFFWLDTRRAFFRGQGPGEVEPRWLGLYERRLKRFFGTLPAAMAAAGLVRLWFRLMLAGRPRNAPTGTRQTG from the coding sequence ATGACATGTGATCATCCCCCTGAACTCTCCATCATCGTGCCGGTCCTCAACGAGGCCGCCCACCTGCCATCCCTGTTCGCCACCCTTGCCGCCCAACAGGGCCTCTGCTTCGAACTGGTCCTCTGCGACGGCGGTTCGGAGGACGGCACCCCCCAGCGGGCCGCCCGCCTGGCCCGGCAGGCGCCGTTCCCGGCAGAGGTCGTCTCCGCGTCCCGCGGCCGCGGCCGCCAGATGAATGCCGGCGCCGCCGTTGCCCAAGCCGATACGCTGCTGTTTCTCCATGCCGATTCCACGTTCGTTGCGGCCGATGCCCTGGCACGCGGACTGTCGGCATTGCGGGCCCGGCAGGCGGCCGTCGGGTGCCATGAGGCCGCCGGGCGCTTTGCCCTCCGTTTCTGCCGGAGCAACGGCGCGCCCTCCCCGGCCTACTTCTTTTACGAGGCCAAGGCGCGCCTCGCCCGCCCCGAATGCATCCGGGGCGACCAGGGGTTCATGCTGCCCCGCCCGTTTTTCCGCTCCTTGGGCGGCTTTGACGAACGGATGCCCTTTCTGGAGGACCTGCACTTCGTGGCTGCGGCGGCGCAACGGTGCGACTGGCTGCTCCTCCCGGCCGAAGTCGGCACCTCGGCCCGCCGTTTTGAAGCGGAGGGGCTGTGGGAGCGGCAGGTGTTGAACGCCATCATCGTCAACTGCCTGGTGGCGGGGTGGACGGAATTCTTTACCGCCCTTCCCGGGCTGTACCGCCTCGACGCCGATACCGGGCGGCTCTCGCTCCACCCGCTCCTGGCTGGCATCCGCGCCCTGCTTGCCCGCCGGCCGGGGGGATGGCGCCGCGCCTTCTGGCGCACCACCGGCCGTCATGTGGCCGCCAATGCCTGGCAGCCGTTCTTCTGGCTGGACACCCGCCGCGCCTTTTTCCGGGGGCAGGGGCCGGGAGAGGTCGAGCCTCGCTGGCTGGGGCTGTACGAGCGCCGCCTGAAGCGGTTTTTCGGCACCCTCCCCGCAGCCATGGCGGCGGCGGGGTTGGTCCGGCTCTGGTTTCGCCTCATGCTTGCGGGGCGCCCCCGGAACGCCCCTACAGGAACCAGGCAAACAGGTTGA
- the hypA gene encoding hydrogenase maturation nickel metallochaperone HypA has product MHEMSITQGIIDICERHAGGRRVLSLDVEIGELSSVVPEAVEFCFEACSRGTLLEGARLNILRIPGRGHCLDCGTDTPLTAAFGSCSRCGGYRVTVETGEEMRVREIEVDE; this is encoded by the coding sequence ATGCACGAGATGTCCATAACCCAGGGAATCATCGATATCTGCGAACGGCACGCCGGCGGCCGGCGCGTACTCTCATTGGACGTGGAGATCGGGGAGTTGAGCAGCGTGGTCCCCGAAGCGGTGGAGTTCTGTTTTGAGGCATGCAGCCGCGGCACCCTGCTGGAGGGGGCGCGCCTGAACATCCTGCGCATCCCGGGCCGGGGACATTGCCTGGATTGCGGAACGGACACGCCGCTCACCGCGGCCTTCGGCTCGTGCAGTCGCTGCGGCGGCTATCGGGTCACCGTCGAAACAGGAGAAGAGATGCGGGTCCGGGAAATCGAGGTGGATGAATGA